One genomic region from Streptomyces sp. NBC_00582 encodes:
- a CDS encoding MazG nucleotide pyrophosphohydrolase domain-containing protein, with protein MSISSPADLVREFHRAFGLDARSTPTEVSPGLAAHRGELLAEEAAEVAEVSVSGPLDRLAHELADVVYVAYGTALVHGIDLDAVIAEIHRANMSKLGPDGQVARRADGKVLKGEHYEAPDVSAVLRRQGWIPGGAATGD; from the coding sequence ATGAGCATTTCCTCGCCCGCGGACCTGGTCCGTGAGTTCCACCGTGCCTTCGGGCTCGACGCGCGCAGCACGCCCACGGAGGTGTCGCCCGGCCTGGCCGCGCACCGCGGTGAGCTGCTCGCCGAGGAGGCGGCGGAGGTCGCCGAGGTGTCGGTGAGCGGTCCCCTGGACCGGCTGGCGCATGAACTGGCCGACGTCGTCTACGTGGCGTACGGCACCGCGCTGGTGCACGGGATCGACCTCGACGCGGTGATCGCCGAGATCCACCGCGCCAACATGAGCAAGCTGGGCCCCGACGGCCAGGTCGCCCGCCGGGCCGACGGCAAGGTCCTCAAGGGGGAGCACTACGAGGCGCCGGACGTCTCGGCGGTGCTGCGCCGCCAGGGCTGGATACCCGGCGGCGCGGCGACCGGCGACTAG